The following coding sequences lie in one Streptomyces venezuelae genomic window:
- a CDS encoding DUF4239 domain-containing protein, with protein sequence MILSFAIVLGVALLAAAVVLLKHRFWPPGPDDEPREDVAEYISMMVGVLYALVLGLSLVSVWDARSGAEDHTATEASAAHQIHLLAAGLPAGQADRMRGQIESYIRHVTDTEWPAMAEGAPIGTTGWRLLDQVRATGQVPADATPAQQATGQETLAQLSTLDEARRGREADAEEQLSPVLWFGLIVGGVLTIAFMFMFGVQRSFTHVVMVMGLSGLITFTVLLIYQLDSPFDGLFAVDATPFTRYF encoded by the coding sequence ATGATCCTGAGTTTCGCCATCGTCCTGGGCGTCGCCCTGCTCGCCGCGGCGGTCGTCCTGCTCAAACACCGGTTCTGGCCGCCCGGACCCGACGACGAACCCCGCGAGGACGTCGCCGAGTACATCTCGATGATGGTCGGCGTCCTGTACGCCCTCGTCCTCGGCCTCTCCCTGGTGTCGGTGTGGGACGCCCGCTCCGGCGCCGAGGACCACACCGCCACCGAGGCCAGCGCCGCGCACCAGATCCATCTGCTCGCGGCGGGTCTGCCCGCCGGGCAGGCCGACCGGATGCGCGGCCAGATCGAGTCGTACATCCGGCACGTCACCGACACGGAGTGGCCCGCCATGGCCGAGGGCGCCCCGATCGGCACGACGGGCTGGCGGTTGCTCGACCAGGTGCGCGCAACGGGCCAGGTGCCGGCCGATGCCACGCCGGCCCAACAGGCCACGGGACAGGAGACGCTGGCGCAGCTGAGCACCCTGGACGAGGCACGCCGCGGACGTGAGGCCGACGCGGAGGAACAGCTGTCACCCGTGCTCTGGTTCGGCCTCATCGTCGGCGGCGTCCTCACCATCGCCTTCATGTTCATGTTCGGCGTGCAGCGCAGCTTCACGCATGTCGTGATGGTGATGGGCCTGTCCGGCCTGATCACCTTCACCGTCCTGCTCATCTACCAGCTGGACAGCCCCTTCGACGGCCTGTTCGCCGTGGACGCGACCCCGTTCACGCGCTACTTCTGA
- a CDS encoding acyl carrier protein, giving the protein MSTSASPATADLITGLLIDRFDVDPAAVRPDARMTELLVDSLMVVEMAIALKDELRVEATEDELRELTFAEFAARVDERRIDERRVDERRLDERCAG; this is encoded by the coding sequence ATGAGTACCTCTGCGTCACCCGCGACCGCGGATCTGATCACCGGCCTGCTCATCGACAGGTTCGACGTCGACCCGGCCGCCGTGCGCCCCGACGCGCGGATGACCGAGCTGCTCGTCGACTCGCTGATGGTCGTCGAGATGGCCATCGCGCTCAAGGACGAACTGCGTGTCGAAGCCACCGAGGACGAGCTGCGGGAGCTCACCTTCGCCGAGTTCGCCGCTCGCGTCGACGAACGCCGCATCGATGAACGTCGCGTCGACGAACGCCGCCTCGACGAGCGCTGCGCCGGATGA
- a CDS encoding acyl-CoA synthetase → MSTPSTGSTPSTGSTPPNGFWAQASAAPGRTVLVAPDGEEWTAGRLHGAANRLVHGLRAAGLERGDAFAVVLPNGVEFLTAYLAASQAGFYLVPVNHHLVGPEIAWIVADSGAKVLIAHERFADAAVAAADEAGLPATHRHAVGDVPGFRPYGQLLDGQPESAPKDRTLGWVMNYTSGTTGRPRGIRRPLSGKLPEESYLGGFLGIFGIKPFDGNVHLVCSPLYHTAVLQFAGAALHIGHPLVLMDKWTPEEMLRLIGVHKCTHTHMVPTQFHRLLALPEATRAAYDVSSMRHAIHGAAPCPDHVKRAMIDWWGECVEEYYAASEGGGAFATAQDWLKKPGTVGKAWPISELAVFDDDGNRLGPGELGTVYMKMSTGGFSYHKDESKTKKNRIGDFFTVGDLGLLDEDGYLFLRDRKIDMIISGGVNIYPAEIESALLTHPAVADAAAFGIPHDDWGEEVKAVVEVTEDRTGDDALAAEILAHCEHHLAGYKRPRSVDFIETMPRDPNGKLYKRRLREPYWEGRERAV, encoded by the coding sequence GTGAGCACACCTTCGACAGGGAGCACACCTTCGACGGGGAGCACGCCCCCGAACGGCTTCTGGGCCCAGGCGTCGGCCGCTCCCGGCCGCACCGTCCTCGTGGCGCCCGACGGCGAGGAGTGGACGGCGGGTCGGCTGCACGGCGCCGCCAACCGGCTGGTGCACGGCCTGCGGGCCGCGGGCCTCGAGCGCGGGGACGCCTTCGCCGTCGTGCTGCCCAACGGCGTGGAGTTTCTCACCGCGTACCTGGCCGCGTCCCAGGCGGGCTTCTACCTCGTCCCCGTCAACCATCACCTGGTCGGCCCCGAGATCGCCTGGATCGTCGCCGACTCCGGCGCCAAGGTGCTCATCGCCCACGAGAGGTTCGCGGACGCCGCGGTGGCGGCGGCCGACGAGGCGGGTCTCCCCGCGACCCACCGCCACGCCGTCGGCGACGTGCCCGGCTTCCGCCCCTACGGCCAACTCCTGGACGGACAACCCGAGTCCGCGCCGAAGGACCGCACGCTCGGCTGGGTCATGAACTACACCTCGGGCACGACCGGCCGCCCGCGCGGCATCCGCCGCCCCCTGTCCGGCAAGCTCCCCGAGGAGTCCTACCTCGGCGGTTTCCTCGGCATCTTCGGCATCAAGCCCTTCGACGGCAACGTCCACCTGGTCTGCTCGCCGCTCTACCACACGGCCGTCCTCCAGTTCGCGGGCGCCGCCCTGCACATCGGCCATCCGCTGGTCCTCATGGACAAGTGGACACCCGAGGAGATGCTCCGCCTCATCGGCGTGCACAAGTGCACGCACACGCACATGGTGCCGACCCAGTTCCACCGCCTGCTCGCGCTGCCGGAGGCGACACGCGCCGCGTACGACGTGTCGTCGATGCGGCACGCCATCCACGGCGCCGCGCCCTGCCCCGACCACGTGAAACGGGCGATGATCGACTGGTGGGGCGAGTGCGTCGAGGAGTACTACGCGGCGAGCGAGGGCGGCGGGGCCTTCGCCACCGCGCAGGACTGGCTGAAGAAGCCGGGGACGGTCGGAAAGGCATGGCCCATCAGCGAGTTGGCGGTCTTCGACGACGACGGCAACCGCCTCGGCCCCGGCGAGCTCGGCACCGTCTACATGAAGATGTCCACCGGCGGATTCTCGTACCACAAGGACGAGTCGAAGACGAAGAAGAACCGCATCGGCGACTTCTTCACCGTCGGCGACCTCGGCCTCCTCGACGAGGACGGCTATCTCTTCCTGCGCGACCGGAAGATCGACATGATCATCTCGGGTGGGGTCAACATCTACCCCGCCGAGATCGAGTCGGCGCTCCTCACCCACCCCGCCGTCGCGGACGCCGCCGCCTTCGGCATCCCGCACGACGACTGGGGCGAGGAGGTCAAGGCCGTCGTGGAGGTCACCGAGGACCGGACCGGCGACGACGCCCTGGCCGCCGAGATCCTCGCCCACTGCGAGCACCACCTCGCCGGCTACAAGCGCCCCAGGAGCGTCGACTTCATCGAGACGATGCCCCGCGACCCCAACGGCAAGCTGTACAAGCGACGGCTGCGCGAGCCGTACTGGGAGGGGCGGGAGCGCGCCGTGTAG
- a CDS encoding beta-ketoacyl-[acyl-carrier-protein] synthase family protein → MTRDAAVAVTGLGLVTAAGHDTDSTWAAVRAGRATAGPDPELRDLPVSLSCRVDGMDALRPRQPGTAHLDPGARMGLAAAAQALDAAKLDPTEWDATRVAVVTGCGLGGMHTQRTATSRLASDGPERVSPYFLTGYLPNMVCAAIALHLGVTGPTLNVATACASGATALGTARDLLASDQCDIAVVVGADAAVTPLVVTGFSQLRALSDARSRPFDRARDGFVIAEGAGALILERPEHAAARSAPRLARLIGYGASSDAHHLVAPHPDGHHAERALRAALAEAGVAPDDVGHVNAHGTSTPRGDAMEATLLARALPHRPPVTSAKGSLGHTLGAAGAIEAALTVLALREDLVPPTAGLTDQDPALDIDVVAGRARPLSASSSSDIAVSNSFGFGGHNAVVVLARE, encoded by the coding sequence ATGACGCGGGACGCGGCCGTCGCCGTGACCGGTCTCGGCCTGGTCACCGCGGCAGGGCACGACACGGACAGCACCTGGGCCGCTGTCCGGGCCGGGCGGGCGACCGCCGGGCCCGACCCGGAACTGCGGGACCTGCCGGTCTCCCTGAGCTGCCGCGTCGACGGCATGGACGCGCTGCGCCCCCGGCAGCCCGGTACCGCGCACCTCGACCCCGGGGCCCGGATGGGGCTCGCGGCCGCCGCCCAGGCACTGGACGCCGCCAAGCTCGACCCCACGGAGTGGGACGCGACCCGCGTCGCCGTCGTCACCGGCTGCGGCCTCGGCGGGATGCACACCCAGCGGACCGCCACGTCCCGCCTCGCGTCGGACGGCCCGGAGCGCGTCTCCCCGTACTTCCTGACGGGCTACCTGCCCAACATGGTGTGCGCCGCCATCGCCCTGCACCTCGGCGTCACCGGGCCGACCCTGAACGTCGCGACCGCGTGCGCCTCGGGGGCCACCGCCCTCGGCACGGCCCGCGACCTGCTCGCCTCGGACCAGTGCGACATCGCCGTGGTCGTCGGCGCCGACGCGGCCGTCACCCCTCTCGTCGTGACCGGCTTCTCCCAGCTCCGCGCGCTGTCCGACGCGCGCTCGCGCCCGTTCGACCGGGCCCGCGACGGCTTCGTCATCGCCGAGGGCGCGGGCGCCCTGATCCTGGAGCGCCCCGAGCACGCGGCCGCCCGCTCCGCGCCCCGGCTCGCCCGCCTCATCGGATACGGGGCGAGCAGCGACGCCCACCACCTCGTGGCTCCGCACCCCGACGGGCACCACGCCGAGCGGGCCCTGCGCGCCGCGCTCGCCGAGGCGGGCGTCGCCCCCGACGACGTCGGCCACGTCAACGCACACGGCACCTCGACACCGCGCGGCGACGCGATGGAGGCGACGCTCCTGGCCCGGGCCCTGCCGCACCGGCCGCCCGTGACCTCCGCCAAGGGCAGCCTCGGTCACACGCTCGGCGCCGCCGGAGCCATCGAGGCCGCGCTGACGGTCCTCGCACTCCGCGAGGACCTCGTCCCGCCCACGGCCGGGCTCACCGACCAGGACCCGGCACTCGACATCGACGTGGTCGCAGGCCGTGCGCGGCCTCTGTCCGCGTCCTCGTCCTCGGACATCGCGGTGAGCAACTCGTTCGGCTTCGGCGGGCACAACGCGGTCGTGGTCCTGGCAAGGGAGTGA
- a CDS encoding penicillin acylase family protein, giving the protein MRIRTRRTTAVGITLLTALALLPSSGAGAAPKDARPSGGGLHATIRYTEYGIPHILAEDYANLGFGTGWAQAADQVCTLADGYVTIRGERSRHFGPDASPGSALSSASTNLGSDLYFRGVREAGTVEKLLAQPAPAGPSRRTKELMRGFAAGYNAWLKQNRVTDPACAKADWVRPISALDVARQGFAVQVLGGQGRGIDGITAAAPPTATQPGTPAQKAAPDPRRTAEAARELFSSQDADMGSNAVAFSGKTTAHGRGLLLGNPHYPWQGGRRFWQSQQTIPGELNVSGGSLLGTSVVNIGFNGDVAWSHTVATGVTLNLHQLTLDPSDPTVYLVDGKRRKMTKRTVTVPVKDGVPVTRTQYWTRYGPVVTGLGAQLPLPWSSTTAYALNDPNAVNLRGSDTDLGFGKARSTAGILKSLRETQGLPWVNTVAADRHGHSLLSQSQVLPRITDDLAERCSTPLGKVTYPASGVAVLDGSRGACALGSDKDAVQPGIFGPSRMPTLKDAPYAENSNDSAWLTNADQPITGYERIFGTIGTQRSMRTRGAVEDVAAMAEKGDLTVRDLQRQQFANRVPAADLAVDDTAKACAALPGGTATGSDGTAVDVRKACEALARWDRRMDTDSRGALLFDRFWRKLTATVPNAQLWKVPFSAADPVRTPNTLDTSLPGFRTALADAVTELTAAGADVAAPLGANQYVVRSGERIPVSGGTESLGVWNKIEANWDKKAGYTEVAHGSSHIQAVGWNSGGCPEARTLLSYSQSSDPTSPHYSDQTRLYGKERWVTSRFCEKDILRDPELEVVRVRERR; this is encoded by the coding sequence ATGCGCATCCGCACGAGACGCACGACGGCCGTGGGAATCACCCTGCTGACGGCACTGGCCCTGCTCCCGTCGTCCGGCGCGGGCGCCGCGCCGAAGGACGCCCGCCCCTCGGGCGGCGGCCTGCACGCCACCATCCGCTACACCGAGTACGGCATCCCGCACATCCTCGCCGAGGACTACGCGAACCTCGGTTTCGGCACCGGCTGGGCGCAGGCCGCCGACCAGGTGTGCACGCTCGCGGACGGCTATGTGACCATACGCGGCGAACGCTCGCGGCACTTCGGGCCCGACGCCTCCCCCGGTTCCGCGTTGTCGTCGGCGTCCACGAACCTCGGCAGCGACCTGTACTTCCGCGGTGTGCGGGAGGCGGGGACCGTGGAGAAGCTCCTCGCGCAGCCCGCACCCGCCGGGCCGAGCCGGCGCACGAAGGAGCTGATGCGTGGGTTCGCCGCGGGCTACAACGCCTGGCTGAAGCAGAACCGCGTCACCGACCCGGCCTGCGCGAAGGCCGACTGGGTGCGCCCGATCAGCGCGCTCGACGTGGCGCGGCAGGGCTTCGCCGTGCAGGTGCTCGGCGGGCAGGGCCGCGGGATCGACGGCATCACGGCCGCCGCACCGCCGACCGCCACGCAACCGGGAACACCCGCCCAGAAGGCCGCCCCCGACCCGCGGCGCACCGCGGAGGCGGCCCGCGAGCTGTTCTCCTCGCAGGACGCCGACATGGGTTCCAACGCCGTCGCGTTCAGCGGAAAGACCACCGCACATGGGAGGGGGCTGCTGCTCGGCAACCCGCACTACCCCTGGCAGGGCGGCCGCCGCTTCTGGCAGTCGCAGCAGACCATACCCGGCGAACTGAACGTCTCCGGCGGCTCGTTGCTCGGCACGAGCGTGGTCAACATCGGCTTCAACGGCGACGTGGCGTGGAGCCACACGGTCGCGACCGGCGTCACCCTGAACCTGCACCAGCTGACGCTTGACCCGTCCGACCCGACCGTCTATCTGGTGGACGGCAAGCGCAGGAAGATGACCAAGCGCACGGTCACGGTGCCCGTCAAGGACGGCGTCCCGGTGACCCGCACCCAGTACTGGACCCGCTACGGCCCGGTCGTCACGGGCCTCGGCGCCCAGCTCCCGCTGCCCTGGTCCTCGACCACGGCGTACGCGCTCAACGACCCCAACGCCGTCAACCTGCGCGGCAGCGACACCGACCTCGGCTTCGGGAAGGCACGCTCCACCGCGGGCATCCTCAAGTCCCTGCGCGAGACGCAGGGGCTGCCCTGGGTGAACACCGTCGCCGCCGACCGGCACGGCCACTCGCTGCTCAGCCAGTCGCAGGTGCTTCCCCGCATCACCGACGACCTCGCGGAACGGTGCAGCACGCCGCTCGGCAAGGTCACCTACCCGGCCTCGGGTGTCGCCGTCCTCGACGGATCGCGCGGCGCGTGCGCGCTCGGCTCGGACAAGGACGCGGTGCAGCCCGGCATCTTCGGCCCGTCCCGGATGCCGACCCTCAAGGACGCCCCGTACGCGGAGAACTCCAACGACAGCGCCTGGCTGACCAACGCCGACCAGCCGATCACCGGTTACGAGCGGATCTTCGGCACCATCGGCACCCAGCGCTCGATGCGCACCCGCGGCGCCGTCGAAGACGTGGCGGCGATGGCGGAGAAGGGGGACCTGACCGTCCGGGACCTCCAGCGCCAGCAGTTCGCGAACCGCGTCCCGGCCGCCGATCTCGCGGTGGACGACACGGCGAAGGCGTGCGCGGCTCTGCCCGGCGGCACGGCAACGGGCAGCGACGGCACGGCGGTTGACGTACGCAAGGCCTGCGAGGCCCTGGCCCGCTGGGACCGCCGCATGGACACCGACAGCCGCGGCGCCCTTCTCTTCGACCGGTTCTGGCGCAAGCTGACGGCGACCGTGCCCAATGCGCAGCTGTGGAAGGTGCCGTTCTCGGCGGCCGACCCCGTGCGCACCCCGAACACCCTCGACACGTCGCTGCCCGGCTTCCGCACCGCGCTCGCCGACGCGGTGACCGAGCTGACCGCGGCGGGCGCCGACGTGGCCGCCCCGCTCGGCGCGAACCAGTACGTCGTGCGGAGCGGCGAGCGCATCCCGGTCTCCGGCGGCACCGAGTCCCTCGGCGTCTGGAACAAGATCGAGGCGAACTGGGACAAGAAGGCGGGTTACACGGAGGTCGCCCACGGGTCGAGCCACATCCAGGCGGTCGGCTGGAACTCCGGCGGCTGCCCCGAGGCCCGCACCCTCCTGTCGTACTCCCAGTCCTCCGACCCCACCTCGCCGCACTACAGCGACCAGACGCGCCTGTACGGAAAGGAGCGCTGGGTGACGTCGCGCTTCTGCGAGAAGGACATCCTCCGCGATCCGGAGCTGGAGGTGGTGCGGGTGCGCGAGCGCCGCTGA
- a CDS encoding lipase family protein codes for MTTEAVDAMAERGEPVQEQHPVPQAQSEQTDPELLIAASVLLADAALAARRTGADLTAAGASWRVGLQALRRPAWAVGSALSAARAMTNPSGLGLAANGGLVGETVRSLGAVARRRPACVAMAVDAFAMRIEAAAREHPSLAAPLAKRFTEAVVAGRRIEALRAARDLVELLGVTRTLTTISPVVMELLALAGLLDENPTNDSFAWVTLSGGVPTTDPLLGLPSVLIRHLNPGPGRAERCDADAMLARVLARSGNDIVRYIDDISALGNHGLALLRRIACTDGATRYVLLLPGTSFGRLSNSTPQDLVGAFDALLRTDTTYSRSARQILVRAGVPEGAELMIVGHSLGGITAMNLACDLDFVSTYRLTHVVTVGSPIDTKRPVDPTTQVVSLVNEHDVIPGLDGRGPASANDTPASWVECSWLDETYDYPLSHAPQAYADTLRRGEVPHRDRVNELITRYDGEIVGSQPYLVRDK; via the coding sequence ATGACAACCGAGGCAGTCGACGCGATGGCCGAACGGGGAGAACCCGTACAAGAGCAGCACCCCGTACCGCAGGCCCAGTCGGAGCAGACCGATCCCGAACTGCTCATCGCCGCATCGGTCCTCCTCGCGGACGCCGCACTCGCCGCCCGCAGGACCGGCGCCGATCTCACCGCCGCCGGGGCGAGCTGGCGGGTCGGGCTGCAGGCGCTGCGGCGCCCGGCGTGGGCCGTCGGCAGCGCGCTGTCCGCGGCCCGCGCGATGACGAACCCCTCGGGGCTCGGGCTCGCCGCCAACGGCGGTCTGGTCGGCGAGACCGTGCGGTCCCTGGGCGCGGTGGCGCGCCGGCGGCCCGCCTGCGTCGCCATGGCCGTGGACGCCTTCGCGATGCGCATCGAGGCCGCCGCCCGTGAACACCCGAGCCTCGCGGCGCCGCTCGCCAAGCGGTTCACCGAAGCCGTCGTCGCGGGCCGCAGGATCGAAGCGCTGCGCGCCGCCCGCGACCTGGTGGAACTCCTCGGCGTCACCCGCACCCTGACCACCATCAGTCCCGTGGTCATGGAACTGCTCGCGCTGGCCGGACTGCTCGACGAGAACCCGACCAACGACAGCTTCGCCTGGGTCACCCTCTCCGGCGGAGTCCCCACCACCGACCCGCTGCTCGGCCTGCCCTCCGTACTGATCAGGCACCTCAACCCGGGCCCGGGGCGCGCCGAACGCTGTGACGCCGACGCGATGCTGGCCCGCGTCCTGGCCCGGTCCGGCAACGACATCGTCCGCTACATCGACGACATCTCCGCCCTCGGCAACCACGGACTCGCCCTGCTGCGGCGGATCGCCTGCACGGACGGCGCCACGCGGTACGTACTGCTGCTGCCCGGCACCAGCTTCGGACGGCTGAGCAACAGCACCCCGCAGGATCTCGTCGGGGCCTTCGACGCGCTGCTGCGCACCGACACCACGTACAGCCGCTCCGCGCGGCAGATCCTCGTGCGCGCGGGCGTGCCCGAGGGCGCCGAGCTGATGATCGTCGGGCACAGCCTGGGCGGCATCACCGCCATGAACCTGGCCTGCGACCTCGACTTCGTGTCCACGTACCGGCTCACCCACGTGGTCACCGTCGGCTCGCCCATCGACACCAAGCGACCCGTCGACCCCACCACGCAGGTCGTCAGCCTCGTCAACGAACACGACGTGATCCCCGGCCTCGACGGGCGCGGCCCCGCCTCCGCCAACGACACCCCGGCCAGCTGGGTCGAGTGCAGCTGGCTGGACGAGACGTACGACTATCCGCTCTCGCACGCCCCGCAGGCGTACGCCGACACCCTGCGCAGGGGCGAGGTGCCGCACCGCGACCGCGTCAACGAACTCATCACCCGCTACGACGGCGAGATCGTCGGCAGCCAGCCCTACCTGGTGCGCGACAAGTGA
- a CDS encoding 1-acyl-sn-glycerol-3-phosphate acyltransferase produces MTEAHAGSRTDAPTGLLDDVGIDLLDGVLGWLADDYLRVEMSGLEHIPRSGPALIVANHSGAWGLDAFVLHKLLYRELRRPVHVYASPVVFRLPAVAAYARRHGVFTDDPTLGRDRLAAGHLVALFPEGLDGVGKSFSQRYRLRPFSPAFAVTAVRTGVPVVPVSIVGAEETLPKLGEIRSLARRFGLPYFPVTTPLPLPFKWRISIGEPVPAPAGAASFAARAAAARQLCDEVWFTVQGMVDRDRRRRTTPFR; encoded by the coding sequence GTGACCGAAGCGCATGCGGGATCGCGGACCGACGCCCCGACCGGCCTGCTGGACGACGTCGGCATCGACCTGCTGGACGGCGTGCTGGGGTGGCTCGCCGACGACTACCTCCGCGTCGAGATGTCGGGCCTGGAGCACATCCCGCGCTCGGGACCCGCGCTCATCGTCGCCAACCACTCGGGCGCCTGGGGTCTGGACGCGTTCGTCCTGCACAAGCTCCTGTACCGGGAGCTGCGCAGGCCGGTGCACGTGTACGCCTCCCCCGTGGTGTTCCGGCTGCCGGCCGTGGCCGCGTACGCCCGCAGGCACGGCGTCTTCACCGACGATCCGACGCTGGGCCGGGACCGGTTGGCGGCGGGTCACCTCGTCGCGCTGTTCCCGGAGGGGCTCGACGGGGTCGGCAAGTCCTTCTCGCAGCGCTACCGGCTGCGACCCTTCAGCCCCGCTTTCGCGGTGACCGCGGTGCGGACCGGCGTACCGGTGGTGCCCGTGTCGATCGTGGGCGCCGAGGAGACACTGCCGAAACTCGGTGAGATCCGGTCGCTGGCCCGCCGTTTCGGCCTGCCGTACTTCCCCGTCACCACACCGCTGCCGCTGCCCTTCAAGTGGCGGATCAGCATCGGCGAACCCGTCCCCGCCCCGGCGGGCGCCGCGTCCTTCGCCGCCCGTGCGGCGGCCGCGCGACAGCTGTGCGACGAGGTGTGGTTCACGGTCCAGGGCATGGTGGACCGGGACCGGCGGCGCAGGACGACGCCGTTCCGGTAG
- a CDS encoding VOC family protein produces the protein MSLDLFSGIPVSDFASALTWYERVLGGPPAFVPNDVEAVWELAEHRYLYIEHLPDHAGHARLTVFVGDFDERVAQIAGRGLAPTRRETYANGVRKATYRDPDGNEIGLGGAP, from the coding sequence ATGTCCCTCGATCTGTTCTCCGGCATTCCGGTCAGCGACTTCGCGTCGGCCCTGACATGGTACGAACGCGTGCTGGGCGGCCCTCCCGCGTTCGTGCCGAACGACGTCGAAGCCGTCTGGGAGCTCGCGGAACACCGCTACCTGTACATCGAGCACCTCCCCGACCACGCGGGCCACGCCCGGCTGACCGTCTTCGTCGGCGACTTCGACGAGCGCGTCGCGCAGATCGCGGGCCGCGGCCTCGCTCCGACCCGCCGGGAGACGTACGCGAACGGCGTCCGCAAGGCGACGTACCGCGATCCCGACGGGAACGAGATCGGTCTCGGCGGCGCGCCGTAG
- a CDS encoding nitronate monooxygenase — protein MQTELSRRLGVEYAIFGFTPFPAVAAAISRAGGFGVLGAVRYTAPDELARDLDWVEEHVDGRPYGLDVVMPAKKVEGVTEADVEAMIPEGHRQFVRDTLAKHGVPELAEGEASGWRITGWMEQVARNQLDVAFDYPIKLLANALGSPPADVIRRAHDHDVLVAALAGSARHARKHADAGIDIVVAQGYEAGGHTGEIASMVLTPEAVDAVAPLPVLAAGGIGSGQQIAAALALGAQGVWLGSLWLTTTEADLHSRALTRKLLAAGSGDTVRSRALTGKPARQLRTEWTDAWDDPQGPGTLPMPLQGLLVAEAVSRIQKYEVRELLGTPVGQIVGRMNSERSVQAVFDDLTRGFERAVDRVIRIAGREGQS, from the coding sequence ATGCAGACGGAGTTGAGCAGGAGACTGGGAGTCGAGTACGCCATCTTCGGTTTCACGCCGTTCCCCGCGGTGGCCGCCGCCATCAGCAGGGCGGGCGGGTTCGGGGTGCTCGGCGCGGTCCGCTACACGGCACCCGATGAGCTGGCCAGGGACCTCGACTGGGTGGAAGAGCACGTCGACGGGAGGCCCTATGGACTCGACGTCGTCATGCCGGCCAAGAAGGTCGAGGGCGTCACGGAGGCCGACGTAGAGGCGATGATCCCGGAGGGGCACCGCCAGTTCGTGCGGGACACCCTCGCCAAGCACGGCGTGCCCGAGCTCGCCGAGGGCGAGGCGTCGGGCTGGCGCATCACCGGCTGGATGGAGCAGGTCGCACGCAACCAGCTCGACGTCGCCTTCGACTACCCGATCAAACTCCTCGCCAACGCGCTCGGTTCACCCCCGGCCGACGTCATCCGCCGCGCGCACGACCACGACGTCCTCGTCGCGGCGCTCGCGGGAAGCGCCCGGCACGCCCGCAAGCACGCGGACGCGGGCATCGACATCGTGGTCGCCCAGGGGTACGAAGCGGGCGGCCACACCGGTGAGATCGCCTCCATGGTGCTCACCCCCGAGGCCGTCGACGCCGTCGCGCCGCTGCCCGTGCTCGCCGCCGGGGGCATCGGCAGCGGACAGCAGATCGCGGCCGCGCTCGCGCTCGGCGCGCAGGGCGTGTGGCTCGGGTCGCTGTGGCTCACCACCACGGAGGCCGACCTGCACTCGCGCGCGCTGACCCGGAAGCTCCTCGCGGCCGGTTCCGGCGACACGGTCCGCTCGCGCGCCCTCACCGGCAAGCCCGCACGCCAGTTGCGCACGGAGTGGACCGACGCCTGGGACGACCCGCAGGGCCCGGGGACGCTGCCGATGCCGCTGCAGGGGCTGCTGGTCGCCGAGGCCGTCTCGCGCATCCAGAAGTACGAGGTGCGGGAGCTGCTCGGCACCCCGGTCGGGCAGATCGTCGGCCGGATGAACAGCGAACGCAGCGTCCAGGCCGTCTTCGACGATCTGACGCGCGGCTTCGAGCGGGCCGTCGACCGTGTCATCCGTATCGCGGGAAGGGAAGGCCAGTCGTGA